The window gtccctCTTCCCCCAGACAGCCCacggctggggacagcccccggccggcccctGCGGGCCCCCCCGACCTCGGCGGCCGACCCTCACCGATGGCGTTGTGGATGTCCCGCACGATGCCCTTCAGCTGCTCCGGCAGCGCCGACTcctgcccggggccggccgggggctccgcgggggcCCAGCCTTCGGGCGACGCCAGGAACCGCTCCAGGTCCTCGAAGGAGCTCTCCCGCGGCGTCtggggggctgccgccggccccggccagcCGCCCTCCGCCCTTGGGGTGCCGGGGCCACCGTCGGCGAGGGGCGTGCTGGACAGGCTGTGCCGCAGCCTGGCCGGGCCGTGCTCGGGCACCGAGAACATGCAGTGGAGGCTGCGGGAGGCTCGGAGCCGGCGGCCCCCCGGCTCTGCGGGCAGCGAGCCCCCCGCGTCCAGCGAGAGGAAGGAGAGGCcggtgggggaggcgggggcggcgtCGGCAGCGCTCCGGCTGACGGCCGGGTAGAGGCGGGCGTACACCGCACACTGCAGCTGCCGCAGGAGCTGGGCGATGGGGTGCTCGGGGAAGCtggaagcagaggaaaggggtgggcgggggggcgaggggcaggcagggggtaCCGGcaagcggccccggcccccttgCGCCGAGCGGGGCCCTTCCCCACCCCGGTGCTACctgaggaggcaggagaagagcCCCGACACCAGGGAGAGGTCTGCCGGGCTCCGCTTCAGTCTGGCCTTCCACTGCCTCGGCCAGTCctggggagcggcggcggccggtcAGTGGGGATGGCACggcaccctgccccacggcacggcaccctgccccacggcgccTGGGGACGGCACAGCACCCCGCCCCAGAGGGCGTCAAGGCCTCTCGCCCCACGGCACCCGAGGACAGCACGCATCCCGCACCCACGGCAcggtcccctgtccccacggcAGCAGCCTCCGGCGCGTACTCACGTGGTCCTGCTCGTACTCGAGGATGGCGGCGTAGAGggctctctgctcctgctcctcggGGGTGAGGGCCACGCTGCTGGAGAATCTCCTGGGGATGCAACGGTGCCGGGTGAGGGCACcggccagggtggcccccggggtcCCCGCTGTGACACCCCCGCTCACCTGTTGGCAGCCTCCTGCAGCCGCAGCCGCCGCTCCTCCATTTTCCGCCGCAGCTGGGCCACGGCACAGTTAAGGCTCCAGAGCCCCCGCACCCAGCCAGCACcgctcgcccgccgccccggcacaacccgctgccccggcacagccagGGCGCAGCCAGGGCGCAGCCCGGGGGCCGGGATCGGCCCTTCTCCCACCTCATCCCCCCAGTCAGCCGGTAGCAGGACAGGACCGGGACCCCAAAACCCCGCGTGGGATCGgtgcagcccagggacaggggCCTGCAGCGGCGCGTGGGGCCGGGAGGCGTGGGGCAAGGTGCAGGCTGAGGCTCTGCCGGAGCCCGGTACGGCCGCGGGGCCGGTCCTCGGAGCTCTCCCCCGCCAGGAAGGATACGGTCTCCTCCCGGGCCTTGGCGATCACCAGGTTCTCCATCATCTGCCGCTGCAGGGACAGCGTCTGTGAAGCAGGCGGCGTGTTGGGGACGCCTGCCCAAAGCCCACGGCCCCCAGCGCGGCAGgcgtggggcagggggtccccCAGGCACCGCAGGGACCCTCTCCCCGCCCAGCCCGCCGGAcagcagccctccctccccggcctcccacccggggggggtccccacttGCCAGGGAGGTCTTCTGCAGGGCCTGGCTGGGGTTCAGCCGTGCCACCCGCGCCTCGTAGGCAGCCTTCAGCTTCTGGTTCTGCAGAGACGCCTCCTCCAGCGGCGTCAGCTCCCTGCCGGGAACCGGCCCTCAgcacccaccgcagggcacggtgACGCGACCCGGGGCCCCTTCCctgccgtgcccccccccgcctgggACACCGGCAGAGCGGGGCAGACGCCAGCCCCCCGTGCCCGAGCCCACGTACTTCCGCACGCTCTGCGCCTCGGTGATCTGTAGCTTCTGGAAGATCTCCGGCGGCAGGAAGGGAGAGAGCTTCCCCCCCTCATCCGAAAAAACCCGgcggtgcctggggaggggagcagggcccccgctccgctcccgcacGGCCGGTTTTGCCTGGGCTttccctggggagggaaggacaggtCAGCTGCCCCCCCGCCACCAGCCTGGCCCCCGGGTGAGGGCCCAGCTCCCCGAagcgggaccccccagcccctcgctcaccCAGCGCCGCCGCGATGGACTTGACTCTCTCCAGGCACTGCTCCGCGAGCTTCAGCATCTTCGGGGTGTCGGGGGTGACCCCCTCGCTCCCGTCtgcggggaggggcagggtgtcAGGGTCGCCCGCCACCGGCCCCGGCTCGTTCTCCCGCCGTTCTGCCCCCCGTCCCCTGTCCACGGGGAAAGCGCCGTGGCAGGGGACCGGGGACCGGCGAGCGGgcacggggggccggggggctgccgagGGCACGGCCGGGGGTCCTGCCCGACCTGTCCCTGCCGCCTCCTCCTGCAGGGCCTGGGCGATGAAGGCGATGCTCTTCAGGTACTCCGCGTAGGCCTCCTGCCAGAGAGCGGGGGCTcagccgcggcccccccgggcagccccagccccgctggcaggagggaggcgtcccgggggggccgcggccccccggcagcaccggtGAGACCCCCGCCACCCtgcgggccccgccggcgggggaagggcaggatcgggccctt is drawn from Mycteria americana isolate JAX WOST 10 ecotype Jacksonville Zoo and Gardens chromosome 8, USCA_MyAme_1.0, whole genome shotgun sequence and contains these coding sequences:
- the VPS9D1 gene encoding VPS9 domain-containing protein 1 isoform X3, with translation MAAAGGEGPAGPWGPGAGRALQTAMRAASGALEMDSAGRPREAYAEYLKSIAFIAQALQEEAAGTDGSEGVTPDTPKMLKLAEQCLERVKSIAAALGKAQAKPAVRERSGGPAPLPRHRRVFSDEGGKLSPFLPPEIFQKLQITEAQSVRKELTPLEEASLQNQKLKAAYEARVARLNPSQALQKTSLTLSLQRQMMENLVIAKAREETLRRKMEERRLRLQEAANRRFSSSVALTPEEQEQRALYAAILEYEQDHLPRAPHRPAPAAAAVCGVRPPLPGRQPERCRRRPRLPHRPLLPLAGRGGLAARRAGGPPAPSLPQPPLHVLGARARPGQAAAQPVQHAPRRRWPRHPKGGGRLAGAGGSPPDAAGELLRGPGAVPGVARRLGPRGAPGRPRAGVGAAGAAEGHRAGHPQRHRLLSLTLLAFEGLNTAAGKDQCLACLEEAFFPPLWAPLVALYRSVHRPREAALARSMERHRHAGPADMGLSSRLFPPAPSGPAYGSAIEDLRLIPLETCPRRKLECIVRALRGICECAEEYCGARDGRTPASAAIGADDLLPILSYVVLQTGLPQLLSECTALEEFIHEGYLIGEEGYCLTSLQSALSYVESLQ
- the VPS9D1 gene encoding VPS9 domain-containing protein 1 isoform X2 produces the protein MAAAGGEGPAGPWGPGAGRALQTAMRAASGALEMDSAGRPREAYAEYLKSIAFIAQALQEEAAGTDGSEGVTPDTPKMLKLAEQCLERVKSIAAALGKAQAKPAVRERSGGPAPLPRHRRVFSDEGGKLSPFLPPEIFQKLQITEAQSVRKELTPLEEASLQNQKLKAAYEARVARLNPSQALQKTSLTLSLQRQMMENLVIAKAREETLRRKMEERRLRLQEAANRRFSSSVALTPEEQEQRALYAAILEYEQDHDWPRQWKARLKRSPADLSLVSGLFSCLLSFPEHPIAQLLRQLQCAVYARLYPAVSRSAADAAPASPTGLSFLSLDAGGSLPAEPGGRRLRASRSLHCMFSVPEHGPARLRHSLSSTPLADGGPGTPRAEGGWPGPAAAPQTPRESSFEDLERFLASPEGWAPAEPPAGPGQESALPEQLKGIVRDIHNAIDRLLSLTLLAFEGLNTAAGKDQCLACLEEAFFPPLWAPLVALYRSVHRPREAALARSMERHRHAGPADMGLSSRLFPPAPSGPAYGSAIEDLRLIPLETCPRRKLECIVRALRGICECAEEYCGARDGRTPASAAIGADDLLPILSYVVLQTGLPQLLSECTALEEFIHEGYLIGEEGYCLTSLQSALSYVESLQ